One window of Oreochromis niloticus isolate F11D_XX linkage group LG23, O_niloticus_UMD_NMBU, whole genome shotgun sequence genomic DNA carries:
- the ppat gene encoding amidophosphoribosyltransferase isoform X1 produces MEFEESGIGEECGVFGCVAAGEWPTQLEVAQVLTLGLVALQHRGQESAGIVTSNGASPPTYTAHKGMGLVSTAFSPEALTKLRYGNLGICHTRYSTTGISELQNCQPFVVDTLHGKIAVAHNGELVNAHALRKKVMRHGVGLSTSSDSELITQLLALTPPMEELDSPDWVARIKNLMTETPTSYSLLVMFKDVIYAVRDPYGNRPLCIGQLVPISKLHSPAGAQEEDTEGWVVSSESCSFQSIGAKYYREVLPGEIVQISRHGVKSLSVVSRPEGDLPAFCIFEYVYFARPDSIFEGQMVYTVRQRCGRQLAIESPTNADIVSTVPESATPAALGYAEQSGLPYIEVLCKNRYVGRTFIQPNTRLRQLGVAKKFGALTDNFAGKRVVLIDDSIVRGNTISPIIKLLKEAGAKEVHIRVASPPIRFPCYMGINIPTKEELIANKPEFQDIAGYIGADSVKYLTVEGLVSAVQEGIAFHNEKDKMNSNNKSDRKVGHCTACLTGKYPVELEW; encoded by the exons GGGGCAGGAAAGTGCTGGGATTGTCACAAGTAATGGAGCCAGTCCACCCACGTACACAGCACACAAG GGAATGGGATTAGTGAGCACCGCTTTTTCACCAGAGGCTCTCACTAAACTGCGCTATGGTAACCTCGGCATTTGCCACACACGCTATTCAACCACTGGGATCTCAGAGCTGCAGAACTGCCAGCCCTTTGTGGTGGATACACTGCATGGCAAGATTGCTGTAGCGCACAATGGAGAGCTGGTTAATGCCCATGCCCTGCGGAAAAAG GTGATGCGCCATGGCGTGGGCCTCTCCACCAGCTCAGACAGTGAGCTCATCACCCAGCTGCTGGCACTGACTCCACCTATGGAGGAGCTAGACTCACCTGACTGGGTTGCCAG aATTAAAAACCTCATGACTGAAACGCCAACATCATACTCACTGCTGGTCATGTTCAAAGATGTAATCTACGCGGTGCGAGACCCTTATGGAAATAGGCCACTGTGCATTGGGCAGCTTGTTCCCATCTCTAAACTGCACAGTCCAG CAGGCGCTCAAGAGGAAGACACTGAGGGGTGGGTTGTGTCATCAGAGTCGTGCAGCTTCCAGTCGATTGGTGCCAA GTACTACAGAGAGGTCTTGCCAGGAGAGATAGTCCAGATATCCAGACATGGTGTCAAGTCTCTGAGTGTTGTGTCCAGACCCGAGGGAGACCTCCCAGCCTTCTGCATTTTTGAATATGTTTATTTTGCCAGACCAGACTCTATTTTCGAAG GGCAGATGGTCTATACTGTCAGACAGCGCTGTGGGCGGCAGTTGGCCATCGAGTCTCCGACTAATGCAGACATTGTGAGCACTGTGCCAGAGTCTGCAACCCCTGCTGCTCTGGGCTACGCTGAGCAG TCTGGTCTTCCATACATTGAGGTTCTGTGTAAGAACCGTTATGTTGGAAGAACGTTTATCCAGCCAAATACCCGCTTGAGGCAGCTAGGAGTGGCCAAGAAGTTTGGAGCACTGACAGACAACTTTGCTGGGAAACGAGTGGTGCTCATTGATGACTCCATCGTCAGAGGCAACACAATTTCCCCTATTATTAAACTGCTGAAGGAAGCAGGTGCCAAAGAG GTCCACATCAGGGTGGCTTCTCCACCAATCAGGTTCCCTTGCTACATGGGCATCAACATCCCAACCAAGGAGGAGCTCATTGCCAACAAGCCGGAGTTTCAGGACATTGCTGGTTATATTG GTGCTGACAGTGTTAAATATCTGACTGTGGAGGGCCTCGTATCTGCTGTCCAGGAGGGTATTGCTTTCCATAATGAGAAGGACAAAATGAATTCCAATAACAAGTCCGACAGGAAAGTGGGCCACTGCACTGCCTGTCTGACTGGGAAATATCCAGTGGAGCTGGAGTGGTAA
- the ppat gene encoding amidophosphoribosyltransferase isoform X2, with the protein MEFEESGIGEECGVFGCVAAGEWPTQLEVAQVLTLGLVALQHRGQESAGIVTSNGASPPTYTAHKGMGLVSTAFSPEALTKLRYGNLGICHTRYSTTGISELQNCQPFVVDTLHGKIAVAHNGELVNAHALRKKVMRHGVGLSTSSDSELITQLLALTPPMEELDSPDWVARIKNLMTETPTSYSLLVMFKDVIYAVRDPYGNRPLCIGQLVPISKLHSPGAQEEDTEGWVVSSESCSFQSIGAKYYREVLPGEIVQISRHGVKSLSVVSRPEGDLPAFCIFEYVYFARPDSIFEGQMVYTVRQRCGRQLAIESPTNADIVSTVPESATPAALGYAEQSGLPYIEVLCKNRYVGRTFIQPNTRLRQLGVAKKFGALTDNFAGKRVVLIDDSIVRGNTISPIIKLLKEAGAKEVHIRVASPPIRFPCYMGINIPTKEELIANKPEFQDIAGYIGADSVKYLTVEGLVSAVQEGIAFHNEKDKMNSNNKSDRKVGHCTACLTGKYPVELEW; encoded by the exons GGGGCAGGAAAGTGCTGGGATTGTCACAAGTAATGGAGCCAGTCCACCCACGTACACAGCACACAAG GGAATGGGATTAGTGAGCACCGCTTTTTCACCAGAGGCTCTCACTAAACTGCGCTATGGTAACCTCGGCATTTGCCACACACGCTATTCAACCACTGGGATCTCAGAGCTGCAGAACTGCCAGCCCTTTGTGGTGGATACACTGCATGGCAAGATTGCTGTAGCGCACAATGGAGAGCTGGTTAATGCCCATGCCCTGCGGAAAAAG GTGATGCGCCATGGCGTGGGCCTCTCCACCAGCTCAGACAGTGAGCTCATCACCCAGCTGCTGGCACTGACTCCACCTATGGAGGAGCTAGACTCACCTGACTGGGTTGCCAG aATTAAAAACCTCATGACTGAAACGCCAACATCATACTCACTGCTGGTCATGTTCAAAGATGTAATCTACGCGGTGCGAGACCCTTATGGAAATAGGCCACTGTGCATTGGGCAGCTTGTTCCCATCTCTAAACTGCACAGTCCAG GCGCTCAAGAGGAAGACACTGAGGGGTGGGTTGTGTCATCAGAGTCGTGCAGCTTCCAGTCGATTGGTGCCAA GTACTACAGAGAGGTCTTGCCAGGAGAGATAGTCCAGATATCCAGACATGGTGTCAAGTCTCTGAGTGTTGTGTCCAGACCCGAGGGAGACCTCCCAGCCTTCTGCATTTTTGAATATGTTTATTTTGCCAGACCAGACTCTATTTTCGAAG GGCAGATGGTCTATACTGTCAGACAGCGCTGTGGGCGGCAGTTGGCCATCGAGTCTCCGACTAATGCAGACATTGTGAGCACTGTGCCAGAGTCTGCAACCCCTGCTGCTCTGGGCTACGCTGAGCAG TCTGGTCTTCCATACATTGAGGTTCTGTGTAAGAACCGTTATGTTGGAAGAACGTTTATCCAGCCAAATACCCGCTTGAGGCAGCTAGGAGTGGCCAAGAAGTTTGGAGCACTGACAGACAACTTTGCTGGGAAACGAGTGGTGCTCATTGATGACTCCATCGTCAGAGGCAACACAATTTCCCCTATTATTAAACTGCTGAAGGAAGCAGGTGCCAAAGAG GTCCACATCAGGGTGGCTTCTCCACCAATCAGGTTCCCTTGCTACATGGGCATCAACATCCCAACCAAGGAGGAGCTCATTGCCAACAAGCCGGAGTTTCAGGACATTGCTGGTTATATTG GTGCTGACAGTGTTAAATATCTGACTGTGGAGGGCCTCGTATCTGCTGTCCAGGAGGGTATTGCTTTCCATAATGAGAAGGACAAAATGAATTCCAATAACAAGTCCGACAGGAAAGTGGGCCACTGCACTGCCTGTCTGACTGGGAAATATCCAGTGGAGCTGGAGTGGTAA